In the Opitutaceae bacterium genome, one interval contains:
- the rfbA gene encoding glucose-1-phosphate thymidylyltransferase RfbA has product MKPRKGIVLAGGSGTRLYPLTIAVSKQLMPVYDKPMIYYPISVLMLADIREILIISTPDDLPLFQRLLGDGSQFGLAFSYAEQPRPEGLAQAFHIGEAFLDGAAAALVLGDNLFYGHDFESALQAASRHESGATIFGYHVSNPRQYGVVSFDRDGRAVSLEEKPTHPKSNYAVPGLYFYDATVTEKARNLKPSARGELEITDLNRLYLEAGNLRVERFGRGIAWLDTGTHDSLTDAANFVQVIENRQGLKIACLEEIAFDRKWIDADVLSAQVRRHGKSSYGEYLGNLLNRGGS; this is encoded by the coding sequence ATGAAACCCCGCAAAGGAATTGTTCTTGCCGGGGGGTCGGGCACCCGCCTCTACCCCCTCACCATCGCGGTCAGCAAGCAGCTGATGCCAGTCTACGACAAGCCGATGATCTACTACCCGATCTCGGTCCTCATGCTGGCCGATATCCGTGAGATCCTCATTATCTCGACCCCGGATGACCTTCCCCTCTTTCAACGCCTTCTCGGGGACGGGTCACAGTTCGGTCTCGCCTTTTCCTATGCCGAGCAACCGCGGCCCGAAGGCCTCGCCCAGGCATTTCACATCGGCGAGGCCTTTCTCGACGGAGCGGCTGCCGCCCTCGTCCTCGGCGACAATCTCTTCTACGGCCACGATTTCGAGTCCGCCCTCCAGGCCGCCTCCCGACACGAGTCCGGAGCGACCATCTTCGGCTATCATGTGTCGAATCCCCGCCAATACGGCGTCGTTTCCTTCGACCGCGACGGCCGGGCGGTTTCCCTCGAGGAAAAGCCCACCCATCCCAAATCCAACTACGCGGTGCCGGGACTTTACTTCTACGATGCGACCGTGACCGAAAAGGCCCGGAACCTGAAACCCTCGGCGCGGGGCGAACTGGAGATCACCGATCTGAACCGCCTCTACCTCGAAGCCGGAAACCTCCGGGTCGAACGATTCGGCCGGGGCATCGCCTGGCTTGACACCGGAACCCATGACTCCCTGACCGATGCCGCCAATTTCGTTCAGGTCATCGAGAACCGGCAGGGGCTCAAGATCGCCTGTCTCGAGGAAATCGCTTTTGACCGGAAGTGGATCGATGCCGACGTCCTCAGCGCCCAGGTGCGACGGCACGGCAAATCAAGCTACGGCGAATACCTCGGCAACCTGCTCAACCGCGGCGGCTCCTGA
- a CDS encoding glycosyltransferase family 1 protein, translating into MATPNPSSEKSFPTNSPLIFLSAGHTAHARENTGIQRVTRSLARELQESGLQIELIEWVPSKRRFVILDDTARRNLARDGGPPFTPLNDLLNRVLPDLTGSVSGATFEGGRSSTAFPSLGDERIHQFEQIVQSIRHPIPAVPRLIDHLPIPRSGRRSLRRGLRRVINFAVQVRDRRRIRRYTRELVALRRLYDRMTRQIVRLTQLQKDRAFNLAAMERDAWRYKQTRDSLARAQDEAAGSPAPPQDPKESSMIPPGTGIHRPPANQGELYSLAMRLDSGRFNPPKGSWIVVPELMKPDEMKGVVRYCRRRHLKLAVIFHDAIAVTHPELVSESIRQGHADYMRHLCRADRILAVSRQSAEDLEAFARDRQIALPAISICANGASFQGKLDFQDPPPFPPIRAICVGTIDPRKNHRTLLSALERIHRDHPELDLRFTLIGNAYSGAEDLVELVHAATRRLPGLSWLQGVSDDALIEAYRSAHFTVFPSLLEGFGLPVLESIWHGRPCICSHTGATAEHATGGGCLPVDVTDPEALAGAIIRLAGDHALRQRLTEEAKSRLVRTWKDQAIDLVEHLQPERPTAQPEVAETDFQRP; encoded by the coding sequence ATGGCCACCCCCAACCCGTCTTCCGAGAAGTCGTTTCCGACGAACAGTCCGCTCATCTTCCTTTCCGCCGGGCATACGGCCCACGCCCGGGAAAACACCGGGATCCAGCGGGTGACGCGGTCTCTGGCCCGGGAACTCCAGGAGTCCGGCCTGCAAATCGAGTTGATCGAATGGGTGCCTTCAAAGCGTCGGTTCGTCATCCTCGACGACACTGCCCGACGCAATCTGGCCCGCGACGGGGGTCCGCCCTTCACCCCCCTCAACGACCTCCTCAACCGCGTCCTCCCCGACCTGACGGGCTCCGTGTCCGGAGCGACCTTCGAAGGCGGGAGGTCTTCCACCGCATTCCCGTCGCTTGGAGATGAACGGATTCATCAATTTGAGCAGATCGTCCAGTCGATCCGTCACCCGATTCCCGCCGTTCCTCGGCTGATCGATCACCTGCCGATTCCGCGCTCCGGCCGGCGAAGCCTGCGCCGAGGTCTCCGGCGGGTGATCAACTTCGCCGTGCAGGTCAGGGACCGGCGGCGAATCCGACGCTATACCCGTGAACTCGTCGCCCTCCGTCGGCTCTACGACCGGATGACCCGGCAGATCGTGCGCCTCACGCAACTGCAGAAGGATCGGGCGTTCAATCTCGCCGCCATGGAACGCGACGCCTGGCGCTACAAGCAGACACGGGACTCCCTTGCGAGAGCGCAGGACGAAGCCGCCGGTTCCCCTGCTCCGCCACAGGACCCAAAGGAGTCTTCGATGATTCCACCGGGCACCGGGATTCACCGGCCCCCGGCCAACCAAGGGGAACTCTACTCGCTGGCCATGCGACTTGATTCCGGACGCTTCAACCCCCCGAAAGGATCCTGGATCGTCGTCCCCGAGTTGATGAAACCGGATGAGATGAAAGGCGTGGTTCGCTACTGCCGCCGCCGGCACCTGAAACTCGCCGTCATTTTCCACGACGCCATCGCGGTCACCCATCCCGAACTCGTGTCCGAATCAATCCGCCAGGGGCACGCCGACTACATGCGCCACCTCTGCCGGGCCGACCGGATCCTCGCTGTTTCACGCCAATCCGCCGAGGATCTGGAAGCGTTTGCCCGGGATCGGCAGATCGCCCTGCCCGCCATCTCGATCTGTGCAAACGGGGCCTCCTTTCAAGGAAAACTGGACTTCCAGGATCCGCCCCCCTTTCCTCCGATCCGGGCCATTTGTGTCGGCACAATCGACCCGCGCAAGAATCACCGCACCCTGCTTTCCGCGCTCGAGCGCATCCATCGCGACCATCCCGAGCTTGATCTGCGCTTCACCCTCATCGGCAATGCCTATTCGGGGGCCGAAGATCTGGTCGAGCTGGTCCATGCGGCCACTCGAAGGCTCCCCGGACTCTCCTGGCTCCAGGGCGTCAGCGATGACGCCCTCATCGAGGCCTACCGGTCCGCCCATTTCACCGTCTTCCCCTCGCTCCTCGAAGGATTCGGACTGCCTGTCCTGGAAAGCATCTGGCACGGCCGCCCCTGCATCTGTTCCCATACCGGCGCCACCGCCGAACACGCGACCGGCGGCGGCTGTCTCCCCGTCGATGTCACCGACCCCGAGGCCCTCGCCGGGGCCATCATCCGGTTGGCCGGAGACCATGCCCTGCGTCAACGATTGACGGAGGAGGCGAAATCCCGCCTAGTTCGAACCTGGAAGGATCAGGCCATCGACCTGGTCGAACACCTTCAGCCCGAACGACCGACGGCTCAACCGGAAGTCGCCGAAACCGATTTTCAAAGACCATGA
- a CDS encoding sugar nucleotide-binding protein, giving the protein MILLLGGSGYVGQAFQHFLQDQGIAFTSLSRSSVDYTRREILLSTLRSGKPDFLINCAGYTGKPNVDACEDDKAACLFGNAVLPGIIAEACRETGTPWGQVSSGCIYNHRRADGAGFTETDAPNFSFRTNNCSFYSGTKALGEEILAGDDNCYVWRLRIPFNEVDSPRNYLTKLMRYDRLLKADNSLSQLDEFVRACWECWARRVPAGVYNMTNPGHVTTEEVVDLIRASGVCDKTFSFFDDESEFMQKAARTPRSNCVLDTSKLAATGIRMTEVHQAVEQALKNWRTA; this is encoded by the coding sequence GCTCAGGCTACGTCGGACAGGCCTTCCAACACTTCCTGCAGGATCAGGGGATTGCCTTCACCTCGCTCTCCCGCTCCTCGGTCGACTACACCCGTCGCGAAATCCTCCTTTCCACCCTTCGCTCCGGCAAACCCGACTTCCTCATCAACTGTGCCGGATACACCGGCAAGCCCAATGTCGACGCCTGCGAGGACGACAAGGCCGCCTGCCTTTTCGGCAATGCCGTCCTGCCCGGCATCATCGCCGAAGCCTGCCGTGAGACCGGCACGCCCTGGGGACAGGTCTCGTCGGGCTGCATTTACAATCATCGGCGTGCCGACGGAGCCGGCTTTACCGAGACCGATGCACCCAACTTCTCCTTTCGCACCAACAACTGCAGTTTCTACAGCGGAACCAAGGCACTCGGAGAGGAAATCCTCGCCGGCGATGACAATTGCTACGTCTGGCGACTCCGCATCCCCTTCAATGAGGTCGACTCGCCCCGCAACTACCTGACCAAGCTGATGCGCTACGATCGCCTGCTCAAGGCGGATAATTCGCTTTCGCAACTCGACGAGTTTGTCCGCGCCTGTTGGGAATGCTGGGCCCGACGGGTGCCGGCCGGGGTCTACAATATGACCAATCCCGGGCATGTCACCACTGAGGAGGTGGTCGACCTGATCCGTGCGAGCGGCGTCTGTGACAAGACCTTCAGCTTCTTTGACGATGAATCCGAATTCATGCAGAAGGCTGCCCGCACCCCCCGCTCCAATTGTGTTCTCGACACCTCGAAGCTCGCCGCCACCGGTATCCGGATGACTGAAGTCCACCAAGCCGTCGAGCAGGCACTGAAGAACTGGCGTACCGCCTGA
- a CDS encoding glycosyltransferase family 2 protein has product MTEPAPIDPFAPYRKWVVEHDEWSPKRQGDSLDQLAQMRDRPLISVLLPVYNPPTRFLEKAIDSVRNQVYPNWELCLADDASTDPAIRGVIEDRAAMDSRIHVVYRPRNGHISRASNSALDLANGSHVALLDHDDELAPDALLRVAGVIADHPETAVIYTDEDKIDEEGNRYEAYFKPDWNPDLFNGQNLISHLGVYRRDWVERVGRFRPGLEGSQDWDLALRIIERIHPEQIRHIDRVLYHWRAIMGSTALEMTEKTYALHAARRALGEHLARTGVQGELIPVPGGHWRTRYPLTSIPLVSLVIPTRNAGRLLEACLSSIREKTTYPEYEVVLVDHNSDEERALKILAEARAGCTRVVRMDGPFNFSALVNRGVAEARGELVCLLNNDITVITPDWLEEMVSHALRPGVGPVGAMLYYPDDTIQHAGVVLGVGGVASHAHKGFARGSEGMLNRARLVQNYSAVTGATLLVRRDLYQAVGGFDEVDLPVAFDDVDFCLRLRERGYRTVWTPFAEFIHHESASRGDDLRPDRVDAFAREVAVMEKRWGHLLYRDPAYNRNLTLRKDDFSLADFPRSGERFE; this is encoded by the coding sequence ATGACCGAGCCCGCTCCGATCGACCCTTTCGCTCCCTACCGCAAGTGGGTGGTCGAGCATGATGAGTGGTCCCCGAAGCGCCAGGGGGACAGTCTGGATCAACTGGCGCAAATGAGGGACCGTCCCCTCATCTCCGTCCTCCTTCCTGTTTACAATCCGCCTACCCGGTTCCTCGAGAAGGCCATCGATTCGGTCCGCAATCAGGTCTACCCCAATTGGGAACTCTGCCTTGCCGACGATGCCTCGACCGATCCCGCAATCCGCGGTGTGATCGAAGATCGGGCCGCGATGGATTCACGAATCCATGTTGTCTACCGGCCACGTAACGGACACATCAGCCGCGCGTCCAACAGCGCCCTCGATCTGGCCAACGGCAGCCATGTCGCCCTTCTCGACCACGACGATGAACTTGCCCCGGACGCTCTTCTCCGGGTCGCCGGGGTGATCGCGGATCACCCCGAAACCGCTGTCATCTACACCGACGAAGACAAGATCGACGAAGAGGGGAACCGTTATGAGGCCTATTTCAAGCCTGACTGGAATCCCGACCTCTTCAACGGCCAGAACCTGATCAGCCATCTCGGCGTTTACCGCCGAGACTGGGTTGAGCGGGTCGGTCGTTTCCGCCCGGGCCTCGAGGGATCCCAGGACTGGGATCTGGCTCTCCGCATCATCGAGCGGATCCACCCCGAACAGATCCGGCATATCGACCGCGTGCTCTACCATTGGCGGGCGATCATGGGGTCGACGGCGCTGGAAATGACCGAGAAAACCTATGCCCTCCATGCCGCCCGGCGGGCCCTGGGCGAGCACCTCGCGCGGACCGGCGTCCAGGGAGAACTCATCCCCGTCCCCGGGGGACACTGGCGTACCCGCTATCCCCTGACATCCATCCCCCTCGTTTCCCTGGTCATCCCGACCCGAAATGCGGGCCGCCTGCTCGAGGCATGCCTCTCCAGCATCCGGGAGAAGACCACCTACCCAGAATACGAAGTCGTCCTGGTCGACCACAATTCCGACGAGGAACGGGCACTTAAGATCCTGGCCGAGGCCCGAGCCGGCTGCACCCGGGTCGTCCGGATGGACGGTCCCTTCAACTTCTCTGCCCTGGTCAATCGCGGAGTGGCCGAAGCCCGCGGGGAATTGGTCTGCCTTCTCAACAACGACATCACGGTCATCACCCCGGACTGGCTGGAGGAAATGGTCAGTCACGCCCTGCGCCCCGGTGTCGGCCCCGTCGGAGCCATGCTCTACTACCCCGACGACACCATCCAGCATGCCGGGGTCGTTCTCGGGGTGGGAGGCGTGGCCAGCCATGCCCACAAGGGATTCGCCCGCGGTTCCGAAGGCATGCTCAACCGCGCCCGTCTCGTCCAGAACTACAGCGCCGTGACCGGAGCCACCCTGCTTGTCCGCCGCGACCTCTACCAGGCGGTCGGTGGATTCGATGAGGTCGACCTGCCGGTCGCCTTTGACGACGTCGATTTCTGCCTGCGCCTCCGGGAACGGGGCTACCGGACCGTCTGGACTCCATTCGCCGAGTTCATTCACCATGAATCCGCCTCCCGCGGGGATGACCTCCGACCGGACCGGGTCGACGCCTTCGCCCGCGAAGTCGCCGTGATGGAGAAACGCTGGGGGCATCTCCTCTACCGGGATCCGGCCTACAATCGCAACCTGACCTTGCGCAAGGATGACTTTTCTCTCGCGGACTTCCCGAGAAGCGGTGAACGATTCGAATAA
- the rfbB gene encoding dTDP-glucose 4,6-dehydratase translates to MNILVTGGCGFIGSNLVRYLLTATDGAATRVVNLDLLTYAGNPTSLADLAGRPDYRFVKGDIGDQELVGRLLRDNRIDLVLNLAAESHVDRSIDSPEPFIRTNVTGTLGLLEAVRHYLRDLDPAAREAFRLLHVSTDEVYGSLGPDDPSFCETTAYAPNSPYAASKASADHLVRAYHHTYGLPFLTTNCSNNYGPYQFPEKLIPLMILNALEGKPLPVYGDGANVRDWLYVGDHCSALWLVARQGRPGQTYNIGGACEHPNITIVNTLCRLLDQRRPRPEGPYTDLIKYVKDRPGHDRRYAVDFGKLHRELGWAPTRTLETGLAETVDWYLGHQEWCADISENRYQRQRLGTD, encoded by the coding sequence ATGAACATTCTCGTTACCGGCGGCTGCGGCTTTATCGGCAGCAACCTTGTCCGCTATCTCCTGACCGCGACCGACGGCGCCGCCACCCGGGTCGTCAACCTCGACCTGCTCACCTATGCCGGGAATCCGACCAGCCTCGCCGACCTCGCAGGTCGTCCCGATTACCGATTCGTCAAGGGCGACATCGGCGATCAGGAACTGGTCGGGCGGTTGCTGAGGGATAACCGGATCGACCTCGTCCTCAACCTCGCCGCCGAGTCCCACGTCGACCGGTCGATCGATTCACCCGAGCCCTTCATCCGGACCAACGTAACCGGCACCCTCGGGCTGCTGGAGGCCGTCCGCCACTACCTCAGGGACCTCGACCCCGCCGCCCGCGAGGCCTTTCGCCTCCTCCATGTCTCGACCGACGAGGTCTACGGTTCCCTCGGACCTGACGATCCCTCTTTCTGTGAGACCACTGCCTACGCGCCGAACAGCCCCTACGCGGCCTCGAAGGCTTCGGCCGATCACCTCGTCCGGGCCTACCACCACACCTACGGCCTTCCCTTCCTCACCACGAACTGCTCGAACAACTACGGCCCCTACCAGTTCCCCGAGAAACTGATCCCGCTGATGATCCTCAACGCGCTCGAGGGCAAACCCCTGCCCGTCTACGGCGACGGGGCCAATGTCCGCGACTGGCTCTACGTCGGAGACCACTGCAGCGCCCTCTGGCTGGTCGCCCGCCAAGGCCGGCCCGGCCAGACCTACAACATCGGCGGCGCCTGCGAACACCCCAATATCACAATTGTGAATACGCTCTGCCGGCTGCTCGATCAGCGCCGGCCACGTCCGGAGGGGCCCTACACCGACCTTATCAAGTACGTGAAGGACCGGCCGGGCCACGACCGGCGTTACGCCGTCGATTTCGGCAAACTCCACCGGGAACTCGGCTGGGCGCCCACCCGCACCCTCGAGACCGGGTTGGCCGAGACTGTCGACTGGTATCTGGGTCACCAGGAATGGTGTGCGGATATAAGCGAGAATCGCTACCAGCGCCAGCGTCTCGGCACTGACTGA
- a CDS encoding glycosyltransferase produces MNILFANYGDFATNSLNHIAGFANELCRLGHDCLVAVPKNTDSVRLLPDPLFVPAGFDHVLRVPNHFPDSRPADLIHAWTPREGVRLFVEAYQRQYSAPVVVHLEDNEERLLETYYRMSFEELRHRVPAELNPIWTRDLSHPNRFRSFIHLADGATLITSALADFLAPETPRITLNPPVDLDFFAPRPPDARLRQKLGIAPGEKVIVYHGSVTSANRGDLRKLYLAVALLNRDGIPTRLIRTGYNDPGFVGSFGYDTGSQVIDLGFVDRRELPPLLALADVLVQPGSDDSFNHYRLPSKIPEFLASGRPVIVPATNLGLQLVHEEDALLLRTGSPLEIAAACRRVFSEPDLAARLSGNAVARARESFDPESAAAALAGFYEAIIRKRDASPWKSLKGTGRDQFHLLAATASDAARRLETGGTAGQTEILKELAHAIEVEREDWKKSCVRLESAKANLEQVIQDLTQGREADRRVIETQEERILLLGKQVDDLDGQARELTADRDNVRRDAAEAHRLGRECRETLVALREDLIAARKEIDRLVERDARVRATLSWRITGPLRWLRRHFIDPFTRRKG; encoded by the coding sequence TTGAACATCCTCTTCGCCAACTACGGCGATTTCGCCACCAACAGTCTCAACCATATCGCCGGCTTCGCCAACGAGTTGTGCCGGCTCGGGCACGATTGCCTGGTCGCCGTCCCGAAGAATACCGATTCTGTCCGATTACTGCCGGATCCCCTCTTCGTTCCCGCCGGTTTCGACCATGTCCTCCGGGTGCCCAACCACTTTCCCGATTCCCGGCCGGCCGACCTGATCCATGCCTGGACTCCCCGCGAAGGCGTCCGCCTTTTTGTCGAGGCCTATCAGAGACAATATTCTGCTCCGGTCGTCGTTCACCTCGAGGACAATGAGGAGCGGCTGCTCGAGACCTATTACCGCATGAGTTTTGAGGAGCTTCGCCACCGGGTGCCGGCCGAGCTCAACCCCATCTGGACCCGTGACCTGAGCCATCCCAACCGGTTCCGGTCCTTCATTCATCTGGCCGACGGGGCCACCCTGATCACCTCCGCACTCGCCGACTTCCTTGCTCCGGAAACGCCGCGGATCACCCTGAACCCGCCCGTCGACCTCGATTTCTTCGCGCCCCGCCCACCCGATGCACGGTTGCGGCAGAAACTCGGCATCGCCCCCGGTGAAAAGGTCATCGTCTACCATGGATCGGTGACCAGCGCCAACCGGGGCGATCTCCGCAAACTCTACCTCGCGGTCGCCCTACTCAACCGCGATGGCATCCCCACCCGCCTGATCCGGACCGGCTACAATGATCCGGGTTTTGTCGGATCATTCGGCTACGATACCGGGAGCCAGGTGATCGACCTGGGCTTTGTCGACCGACGCGAACTCCCGCCGCTTCTCGCCCTTGCCGATGTCCTCGTCCAGCCCGGATCGGACGATTCCTTCAATCACTACCGACTCCCGAGCAAGATACCGGAGTTTCTCGCCTCCGGACGTCCGGTCATCGTTCCCGCGACCAACCTCGGACTGCAGCTGGTCCATGAGGAGGACGCCCTCCTTCTCCGGACCGGCAGCCCGCTCGAGATCGCCGCAGCCTGTCGCCGCGTTTTTTCGGAGCCCGATCTGGCGGCCCGTCTCTCCGGCAACGCCGTGGCGAGAGCCCGGGAGTCCTTTGACCCGGAAAGTGCGGCCGCCGCCCTCGCTGGCTTCTACGAAGCGATCATCCGCAAGCGCGATGCGTCCCCGTGGAAGTCTCTCAAAGGAACCGGTCGCGATCAATTCCACCTTCTCGCCGCAACCGCCTCCGACGCGGCCAGACGACTCGAAACCGGAGGAACGGCCGGCCAAACGGAAATCCTGAAGGAGCTGGCCCATGCCATCGAGGTGGAACGCGAAGATTGGAAGAAGTCCTGCGTCCGGCTTGAATCGGCAAAGGCAAATCTGGAGCAGGTCATCCAGGATCTGACCCAGGGACGCGAAGCCGATCGGCGGGTGATTGAAACCCAGGAAGAACGCATCCTCCTGCTTGGAAAACAGGTGGACGATCTTGATGGACAAGCCCGCGAACTGACCGCCGACCGGGACAATGTCCGCCGGGACGCCGCCGAAGCCCACCGCCTCGGCCGGGAGTGCAGGGAAACCCTCGTCGCCCTGCGCGAGGATCTCATCGCCGCCCGAAAGGAAATCGATCGCCTGGTGGAGCGGGATGCCCGGGTCCGGGCCACCCTGTCATGGCGGATAACCGGCCCGCTTCGCTGGCTCCGGCGACACTTCATCGATCCCTTCACCCGCCGCAAGGGTTGA
- a CDS encoding glycosyltransferase — protein MEATPRITFIIPVFNGLELTRECLRTLSETALGRDREIIIVDDGSSDGTREFLTTIDRPDTRIILNEKNLGYAGANNAAGRIARGEFLCLINNDLVFEPGWLEPMLDAFAQDPEVGIVGNIQTAFATGALDHAGIFIALDGKPHHLRKAGLTRRWCTTTSVAAVTGACLMIRRSDFLELGGFDEQFVNGAEDVDLCFQMTARNRRIVVANRSRIRHHVGASRLPGIQDEENCRRLFAKWPDHLARLGAQKWPAHHLDSVFHRRVRFRPGLFLTALAQAMGLRSEPGKESLALVRQKMGVTEDHWQVQLGGGVGRDKPSLLREFQYEGFHSSEVEGATWIKENARVTLPAGIPVGSMYVRGLVLPAPTGVKQARGRLGIRLIMDDTSIATLRSIPTGPFIAEVEREFLDEDSSSVLEIQLIGTGWSNALAYFGRVTATWPLPARLHETLQGFRPQPLNQRLQITRIGVNGEDVLDFARPNSPFVYDFAQRHTQLGINLVGWFAGELGVGESVRCAAKAIDAAKIPHALVDCRLNCLAAQGDTTYRSRIQGDNPYPINIFHIDAPQSADIDHHHGPDFRSNRYNIAYWAWELPEFPDGWIRYFKFFDEVWTPSRFTSEAIGRKSPLPVLTMPHVIDFAKPAGGSRHRMGLPEDRFLFLMMYDLNSYQERKNPRAVIEAYTRAFNSGAEDVGLVVKVHGLKGNEAAFAELTEAVAPLSGVHLIAETLARASVYDLIAACDCFVSLHRSEGFGLGVAEAMFLEKPVISTDWSATAEFVNPGNGCPVNFRLIELERSIGPYGKGQIWADPDIDHAAGFMRQVAANPILCRELGYNARQTILRLFAPQVIGGLYEQRLRAITLW, from the coding sequence GTGGAAGCCACACCCAGAATCACTTTCATCATTCCGGTGTTCAACGGTCTCGAGCTGACCCGTGAATGCCTGCGGACCCTGTCCGAGACCGCGCTTGGTCGGGATCGCGAGATCATCATCGTCGACGACGGAAGCAGCGATGGCACGCGGGAATTTCTGACGACAATCGATCGCCCCGACACCCGGATTATTCTCAACGAGAAGAACCTCGGCTATGCCGGTGCCAACAATGCCGCCGGGCGGATCGCTCGAGGTGAGTTTCTCTGCCTGATCAACAATGATCTCGTCTTCGAACCGGGTTGGCTGGAACCGATGCTCGACGCGTTCGCGCAGGATCCCGAAGTCGGCATTGTCGGCAATATCCAAACCGCCTTCGCCACCGGCGCCCTCGATCATGCCGGCATCTTCATCGCTCTCGACGGCAAACCCCATCACCTGCGAAAAGCCGGCCTGACCCGTAGATGGTGCACCACCACCTCGGTCGCGGCCGTGACCGGCGCCTGCCTGATGATCCGGCGGTCGGATTTTCTGGAGCTCGGCGGTTTTGATGAGCAGTTCGTCAATGGAGCCGAGGATGTCGACCTCTGCTTCCAGATGACGGCGCGGAATCGGCGCATCGTGGTTGCCAACCGGAGCCGCATCCGCCACCACGTCGGTGCCTCCCGGCTCCCGGGAATACAGGATGAGGAGAACTGCCGTCGTCTTTTTGCCAAGTGGCCCGACCACCTCGCCCGACTCGGGGCCCAAAAATGGCCCGCTCACCACCTGGATTCGGTTTTCCACAGAAGAGTCCGGTTCCGACCCGGTCTTTTCCTGACCGCACTTGCTCAGGCCATGGGTCTGCGATCCGAGCCCGGAAAGGAGAGCCTGGCCCTCGTCCGTCAGAAAATGGGGGTCACCGAGGATCATTGGCAGGTACAACTGGGCGGCGGTGTCGGACGCGACAAACCTTCCCTCCTCCGGGAGTTTCAGTACGAGGGATTCCACTCCTCAGAGGTCGAGGGAGCCACCTGGATCAAGGAAAACGCCCGGGTCACCCTTCCGGCCGGCATTCCCGTCGGCAGCATGTATGTCCGCGGCCTGGTTCTTCCCGCTCCCACCGGCGTGAAACAGGCCCGGGGCCGCCTCGGAATCCGCCTCATCATGGATGACACCTCGATCGCCACCCTGCGATCGATCCCGACCGGGCCATTCATCGCCGAGGTCGAGAGGGAATTTCTGGACGAAGATTCGTCCTCCGTTCTGGAAATCCAGCTCATCGGGACAGGGTGGAGCAACGCCCTCGCCTATTTCGGGCGCGTGACCGCAACCTGGCCCCTGCCCGCCCGGCTCCATGAGACTCTTCAGGGATTTCGACCGCAACCCCTCAACCAACGGCTTCAGATCACCCGCATCGGTGTGAACGGTGAGGACGTCCTCGACTTCGCCAGGCCGAATTCCCCGTTCGTCTACGACTTTGCCCAGCGCCATACCCAACTGGGAATCAACCTGGTGGGCTGGTTCGCAGGAGAACTCGGGGTCGGCGAATCCGTCCGCTGCGCCGCCAAGGCCATCGACGCCGCCAAGATCCCTCACGCCCTCGTCGATTGCCGGCTCAATTGCCTCGCCGCCCAGGGGGACACCACTTACCGGTCCCGTATCCAGGGAGACAATCCCTATCCGATCAACATCTTCCATATCGATGCTCCGCAGTCGGCGGATATCGACCACCACCACGGGCCGGATTTCCGCAGCAATCGCTACAACATCGCCTACTGGGCCTGGGAACTCCCCGAATTTCCCGATGGGTGGATACGCTATTTCAAGTTCTTCGACGAGGTCTGGACACCGAGCCGCTTCACCTCCGAAGCGATCGGCCGGAAATCGCCGCTGCCCGTCCTGACGATGCCGCACGTCATCGATTTCGCTAAGCCGGCCGGTGGTTCACGGCATCGAATGGGCCTTCCGGAGGATCGCTTCCTTTTCCTGATGATGTACGACCTGAACAGCTATCAGGAGCGCAAAAACCCTCGGGCGGTTATCGAGGCCTACACCCGTGCCTTCAATTCCGGGGCCGAAGACGTCGGCCTGGTGGTGAAAGTCCACGGCCTCAAGGGCAACGAAGCCGCCTTCGCCGAACTCACGGAGGCCGTCGCCCCACTCTCCGGTGTCCACCTGATCGCCGAAACCCTCGCCCGCGCTTCCGTTTACGACTTGATCGCCGCCTGCGATTGTTTTGTCTCCCTCCACCGTTCCGAGGGGTTCGGGCTCGGAGTGGCCGAAGCCATGTTTCTGGAGAAGCCCGTCATCTCGACCGACTGGTCGGCCACCGCCGAGTTTGTCAATCCCGGCAACGGCTGTCCCGTCAACTTCCGCCTGATCGAACTCGAGCGCTCCATCGGCCCCTACGGCAAGGGCCAGATCTGGGCCGATCCCGACATCGATCACGCCGCCGGGTTCATGCGCCAGGTCGCCGCCAATCCCATCCTGTGCCGGGAACTCGGATACAACGCCCGTCAGACCATCCTCCGGTTGTTCGCGCCGCAGGTTATCGGCGGCCTTTACGAGCAGCGGCTTCGCGCCATCACTCTGTGGTAG